A region of Deinococcus rubellus DNA encodes the following proteins:
- a CDS encoding FAD-dependent oxidoreductase — translation MNQVYAHVGQAFTPTPYDVVVLGAGRMGTLAAHFLMLRWPDLRLLLLDQGGLPNEEGATILAPGIWSGLGVPGEKRGQADFTRRLITGELSGAEGGLGLSGPNDAPTLPRGLVELLPEAAAGSVAVSTLGNLPPGLFDPVLLPYARLHPDALTFSPASLTTRAAQSAVRAGADLMLNVEARPTPTGVELRRLSVTNTHRIVVHETHQLEASQVIVAAGAGGPALAENTLGTVTHHARAYRQGPRLNLPTSDATPIIRAAGLTLRPHAGGFTVIPPIHHRDPHGYLPTGGRLSGVPVGLRRETLEDVLSALDALPALGTEALELGRSVSDVPGTWLALPEGGWPCYQLLSERHWLLLGGERADAVGAGVARELAAQVVQSGR, via the coding sequence ATGAATCAGGTCTACGCACACGTCGGACAAGCCTTCACGCCCACGCCCTACGACGTGGTGGTGCTGGGCGCGGGCCGGATGGGTACTCTGGCGGCGCACTTTCTGATGCTGAGATGGCCTGACTTGCGGCTCCTCCTGCTTGACCAGGGCGGCCTGCCCAACGAGGAGGGCGCGACCATTCTGGCTCCCGGCATCTGGTCGGGACTGGGCGTGCCGGGAGAAAAGCGTGGGCAGGCTGACTTCACCCGCCGCCTGATCACCGGCGAGCTGAGCGGGGCCGAGGGCGGCCTGGGATTGAGCGGCCCCAACGACGCCCCAACCCTGCCGCGCGGCCTGGTGGAACTGCTGCCGGAGGCAGCGGCGGGAAGCGTGGCCGTCTCAACCCTGGGCAACCTGCCCCCCGGCCTCTTTGATCCGGTTCTCCTTCCATACGCCCGCCTGCATCCCGACGCCCTCACCTTCAGCCCCGCCTCGCTGACCACCCGCGCCGCCCAGAGCGCCGTGCGGGCCGGGGCCGATCTGATGCTGAACGTGGAAGCGCGGCCCACGCCCACCGGTGTAGAACTTCGCCGCCTGAGCGTGACCAACACGCATAGAATCGTCGTTCACGAAACGCACCAACTGGAGGCCTCCCAGGTCATCGTGGCGGCAGGCGCGGGGGGACCGGCCCTGGCCGAGAACACACTGGGCACGGTGACACACCATGCCCGAGCTTACCGGCAGGGGCCGAGGCTGAACCTGCCGACCAGCGACGCAACTCCGATCATCCGGGCGGCGGGCCTGACGCTGCGGCCCCATGCTGGGGGCTTCACCGTCATTCCCCCCATTCACCACCGCGACCCGCACGGCTACCTGCCGACGGGCGGCAGGCTGAGCGGCGTGCCGGTGGGCCTGCGCCGCGAGACCCTGGAGGACGTGCTCTCAGCGCTGGACGCCCTGCCCGCCCTGGGCACCGAGGCGCTGGAACTGGGCCGCAGCGTCAGCGACGTGCCGGGCACGTGGCTGGCCCTGCCAGAAGGCGGCTGGCCGTGCTATCAACTCCTCAGCGAGCGCCACTGGCTGCTGCTGGGTGGCGAGCGGGCTGACGCGGTGGGGGCGGGCGTGGCGCGGGAGTTGGCAGCGCAGGTTGTGCAGTCGGGCCGCTGA
- the ilvA gene encoding threonine ammonia-lyase, biosynthetic has protein sequence MELVRQVLTSRVYDVAVETDLQPAPQLSQRLGNTVLLKREDQQPVFSFKLRGAYNKMAQLSADEQARGVITASAGNHAQGVAFSAQKLGVRAVIVMPVTTPEIKVRACRARGAEVVLFGDSFSDAEAHAYQLQRELGLTFVHPYDDPDVIAGQGTVGLELLSQVKADTYTVFVPVGGGGLIAGVAAFLKALKPGVRIIGVEPDDSDAMTRSVRAGERVRLETVGLFVDGVAVKMVGEHTFALARQYVDEWVTVSTDEVCAAIKDVYDDARAVMEPAGALSVAGLKKYARQHKLQGETLVALTCGANMNFDRLRHVAERAEIGEQREAILAVTIPERAGAFKAFCTALGVRQITEFNYRYAPRDEARIFLGVQLGHPDQRPELVAGLESQGYPVTDLTEDELAKVHVRHMVGGRAPEAQDERLYSFDFPERPGALLAFLTQLQARWNISLFHYRNHGSAHGRVLAGIQVPDAELPDFLASVQALGYPAHDMSQNAAYQLFLK, from the coding sequence ATGGAACTGGTACGCCAGGTGCTGACCAGCCGGGTCTACGACGTGGCTGTCGAAACCGACTTGCAGCCCGCCCCGCAGCTCTCTCAGCGCCTCGGCAACACCGTGCTGCTCAAGCGTGAGGATCAGCAGCCGGTGTTCTCGTTCAAGCTCAGAGGCGCTTACAACAAGATGGCCCAGCTCAGCGCCGACGAACAGGCACGCGGCGTCATCACCGCGTCGGCGGGCAACCACGCGCAGGGGGTGGCCTTCAGCGCCCAGAAACTCGGTGTGCGGGCCGTGATCGTGATGCCGGTGACGACGCCAGAGATCAAGGTGCGGGCCTGCCGGGCACGGGGAGCCGAGGTGGTGCTGTTCGGCGACTCGTTCAGCGACGCCGAGGCGCACGCCTACCAGCTCCAGCGCGAACTCGGCCTCACCTTCGTGCATCCCTACGACGACCCCGACGTGATTGCCGGGCAGGGCACGGTGGGCCTGGAACTGCTCTCACAGGTCAAGGCCGATACCTACACCGTGTTCGTCCCGGTGGGCGGCGGCGGGCTGATCGCGGGTGTGGCGGCCTTTCTCAAGGCGCTCAAGCCGGGCGTGCGAATCATCGGCGTCGAACCCGACGACTCCGACGCCATGACCCGGAGCGTGCGGGCCGGGGAGCGGGTGCGACTGGAGACGGTGGGCCTCTTCGTGGACGGCGTGGCGGTGAAGATGGTCGGCGAACACACCTTCGCGCTGGCCCGTCAGTATGTGGACGAGTGGGTCACCGTCAGCACTGATGAAGTCTGCGCGGCCATCAAGGACGTATACGACGACGCCCGTGCCGTGATGGAACCTGCCGGAGCGCTGTCGGTGGCGGGTCTCAAGAAGTACGCCCGTCAGCACAAGTTGCAGGGCGAGACACTGGTGGCGCTGACCTGCGGGGCCAACATGAACTTCGATAGGTTGCGCCACGTGGCCGAGCGGGCCGAGATCGGGGAGCAGCGCGAAGCCATTCTGGCCGTCACCATTCCCGAGCGGGCCGGGGCCTTCAAGGCATTTTGCACCGCGCTGGGCGTGCGCCAGATCACCGAGTTCAATTACCGCTACGCGCCGCGCGACGAGGCCCGCATCTTTCTGGGCGTGCAACTTGGTCACCCCGACCAGCGCCCCGAACTGGTGGCCGGGCTGGAGTCGCAGGGCTACCCCGTCACCGACCTGACCGAGGACGAACTTGCCAAGGTGCATGTGCGGCACATGGTGGGGGGACGAGCGCCAGAAGCGCAGGACGAGCGCCTGTACTCGTTCGATTTCCCCGAGCGCCCCGGCGCGTTGCTGGCCTTCCTGACCCAGCTCCAGGCCCGCTGGAACATCAGCCTGTTTCACTACCGCAACCACGGCAGCGCCCACGGACGGGTGCTGGCGGGCATTCAGGTGCCGGACGCCGAGCTGCCCGACTTTCTCGCATCGGTGCAGGCGCTCGGCTACCCGGCCCACGACATGAGTCAGAACGCGGCGTACCAGCTTTTCTTGAAGTAG
- a CDS encoding M20/M25/M40 family metallo-hydrolase → MPLAYLTRIAQTPAPTFHEEVRAQLIEELWRELGYAPQRDAVGNVLLKLGPTSGKALLLASHLDTVFGPETNVTVREEAGRLIGPGVGDNSASLAVLTAFLRDLDASQLRRPLWLSANVAEEGLGDLRGAKALLSEYAGELAAFVAVDGYLGVAVTKAVGVRRYRVVFTGQGGHSWGDQSPSALHALGLAVTALYSIPVPNSPRTTLNVGVASGGNSVNSIASSAELLLDLRSLDAQVLADLDNKAHHAVRGAARQVGVQVQLEAVGNRPGGDLHSDILLRLARLAGQPVGLEIKTAASSTDANAAAPHGIPAMALGVYRGGNAHREDEWVQPGSLSIGLGVLQRFVRGYMHE, encoded by the coding sequence GTGCCGCTCGCCTACCTGACCCGGATCGCCCAGACGCCCGCGCCCACCTTTCATGAGGAGGTGCGGGCGCAGCTCATCGAGGAGTTGTGGCGCGAACTCGGTTACGCTCCGCAGCGCGACGCGGTGGGCAACGTGCTGCTCAAGCTGGGACCGACGTCCGGCAAGGCGTTGCTGCTGGCCTCGCACCTCGACACCGTGTTTGGCCCCGAGACTAACGTGACGGTGCGCGAGGAGGCTGGACGACTGATCGGCCCCGGCGTGGGCGACAATTCCGCGAGTCTGGCGGTGTTGACTGCCTTCCTGCGTGACCTGGACGCGTCGCAGCTTCGCCGCCCGCTGTGGCTCTCGGCCAACGTCGCCGAGGAGGGACTGGGCGATCTGCGCGGCGCGAAGGCCCTGCTCTCGGAGTACGCGGGCGAACTGGCCGCCTTCGTGGCAGTGGACGGTTATCTGGGCGTGGCGGTGACCAAGGCGGTGGGGGTCAGGCGCTACCGGGTCGTCTTCACCGGGCAGGGCGGACACTCCTGGGGCGATCAGTCGCCCAGCGCCCTGCACGCCCTGGGGCTGGCCGTCACCGCGCTCTATTCCATACCGGTGCCGAACAGCCCGCGCACCACCCTCAACGTGGGGGTGGCCTCGGGTGGCAATAGCGTCAACAGCATCGCCAGCAGCGCTGAACTGCTGCTCGATCTGAGGTCGCTGGATGCCCAGGTGCTGGCCGACCTCGACAATAAAGCCCACCACGCGGTGCGCGGCGCAGCCCGGCAGGTGGGCGTGCAGGTGCAGCTCGAAGCGGTGGGCAACCGCCCCGGCGGCGACCTGCATTCCGACATCCTGCTGCGGCTGGCACGGCTGGCCGGACAGCCGGTGGGCCTGGAGATCAAGACCGCCGCCAGCAGCACTGACGCCAACGCTGCCGCGCCGCACGGTATTCCGGCGATGGCGCTGGGCGTCTACCGGGGTGGCAATGCCCACCGCGAGGACGAGTGGGTGCAGCCCGGTAGCCTGAGCATAGGTCTGGGCGTCTTGCAGCGCTTCGTGCGCGGCTACATGCACGAATAG
- a CDS encoding PsbP-related protein: MKRALLSALLPAALLSLFPAAQAATFKSKAYPYTLSVPDDWQSKKVPGVDVALAAPEAGKAVPPSLNVSVIKVLPALKVTLSDVRLLMLKQAKENVKDLNVLGDNDISVSGLPGHLLNYLGSQQVGGQPGVPMHWIQIFTLKNNQAYILTFAAPQATFDQDKQIANKMFNSFKIN; this comes from the coding sequence ATGAAACGCGCCCTCCTATCGGCCCTGCTGCCCGCCGCGCTGCTCAGCTTGTTTCCGGCAGCCCAGGCCGCCACCTTCAAGAGCAAAGCCTACCCCTACACCCTCAGCGTGCCCGACGACTGGCAGAGCAAGAAAGTGCCGGGCGTGGACGTGGCGCTGGCTGCGCCGGAAGCGGGCAAGGCCGTGCCGCCCAGCCTGAACGTCTCGGTGATCAAGGTGCTGCCTGCCCTGAAAGTCACGCTGAGCGACGTGCGGCTGCTGATGCTCAAGCAGGCCAAGGAGAATGTCAAGGACCTCAACGTGCTGGGCGACAACGACATCAGTGTCAGCGGGCTGCCGGGCCATCTGCTCAACTATCTGGGCAGCCAGCAGGTGGGTGGTCAGCCGGGGGTACCGATGCACTGGATTCAGATTTTCACCCTGAAGAACAACCAGGCCTACATCCTGACCTTCGCCGCGCCGCAGGCCACCTTCGACCAGGACAAGCAGATCGCCAACAAGATGTTCAACAGCTTCAAGATCAACTGA
- the def gene encoding peptide deformylase produces MPKVLRPHPSVYPLRFYGDPVLRRKANAVTDVTAPVTVPGFESVNLKQVAKSLLETMFEARGVGIAAPQVGLSTRLFVAVEYEDDEEENEGQDKPLRSKMLREFVFVNPVLTVLNKKKDDQMTEGCLSIPNIYEEGVKRNRAVRVDYLDLDGNPRHIEAEDYLARVFQHEIDHLNGVLFLDHLPASITDEYRKELSALQRQAKANLKELEG; encoded by the coding sequence GTGCCAAAAGTTCTGCGCCCCCACCCCAGCGTGTACCCGCTCCGCTTCTACGGCGACCCGGTGCTGCGCCGCAAAGCCAACGCCGTGACCGACGTGACGGCCCCCGTGACCGTGCCGGGCTTCGAGTCGGTCAACCTCAAGCAGGTCGCCAAGTCTCTGCTCGAAACCATGTTCGAGGCGCGCGGCGTCGGCATTGCCGCCCCGCAGGTCGGCTTGTCGACGCGCCTCTTCGTGGCCGTCGAATACGAGGACGACGAGGAGGAAAACGAGGGACAGGACAAGCCGCTTCGCAGCAAGATGCTGCGCGAGTTCGTGTTCGTCAACCCGGTGCTGACGGTTCTGAACAAGAAAAAGGACGACCAGATGACTGAGGGCTGTCTCTCCATTCCCAACATCTACGAGGAGGGCGTCAAGCGCAACCGCGCCGTGCGGGTCGATTACCTCGATTTGGACGGCAACCCCCGGCACATCGAGGCCGAGGATTATCTGGCGCGCGTCTTCCAGCACGAGATCGACCACCTCAACGGCGTGCTGTTCCTGGACCACCTGCCCGCCAGCATCACCGACGAGTACCGCAAGGAGTTGAGCGCCCTCCAGCGCCAGGCCAAAGCCAACCTCAAAGAGCTGGAGGGTTGA